The region GATTAATGCGTTTTTAAATAAACCCGCCAATGCATTAGACTTATCGGGTGAGTTTAACTGGCGAACAGATAAAACCGTTGCTGCTGGTGGCTATTTTGATGATCTTGCTAGCCATGGTCTCGATTTGTTTGCTTATTTGCTGGGTGATTTCGATATCGTTAAAGGGCTCGGTACGAATCAACAAGGGCTGTATTCATCACTTGATGCGGTAACGGCGTGCTGGCAGCATAAAAGTGGCGTGACGGGCATTGGAAGCTGGAATTTTGGTGGCTGTACAAGAGAAGACCGTGTTGTTATTACCGGCAGTAAAGGCGAAATCAGTTTTTCTGTGTTTGACGAGGCTGCCGTTGTTTTGCAAACGTTAAGTGAACGCCAAGAATTTATCATCGATAATCCCGAAAATATTCAATTACATCATGTCGAGAATATGCGTGAACACCTGGTGAATGATGTAGTGCATCCATCAAGTGGCAAAACGGCGTTACATACCAGCTGGGTAATGGCACAGATCTTACATGGAGAATAATGATTTTTAGCGCATACTAGCGACGTCTAAATAGGCATCGTTAAGGATGTTAATTAATACCTGCTTATTTAGTAAAATATGTCATTTAACAGGGGGTAATCAATGCGAGAAACTTAAAAAATCATTAAGGTTGAATTGGTATTTTAAAAGCGCAATTTGTGAGGTCAGTACTGCGACAAATAGCGAAGTGATTTCTTATGTATATTCTATGAACAACTGTAAATAACTGTATGTAAAAGGGTTTATTTACTCCAGCTTGTTATATATATGTTATACCGTGAGAAATTAAATAATTTCATTTCTATTTTAATTTCTAAGGTTTATCACAAAACTACCCCTTTATTTCCATTATTATGTCATCTAGCTCATATTTCTTCAAAACGACATATTACCCGTATTTTATATATGTAATAGTCTAAAAATGAGACAGAGTGTCCAGATAATAAAATATAGTTCATATGGATAATAAGGTATTGCAATGGAATCGCCCCTCAAAGAAGTCATGTTTGAATACGTGCCGACCACCCAAGAAGTGGAAACCCTATTACAGCAAACTCCGCATGCAAAAATTAATATTGCCAATACGAAGCAGCCCTGTGATATTAGTCAGATCAGTCACCTCACAGATTATGGCCATTGTATTAATGGCATTCATATCGAGATTGATATCTGTGACGCATCAGAAATAGAGCCGTTATGGTCATTTCTTGAATTGGATTTTTTAAGAATTAGTTTTGCCAGTGATGAAGTACTTGAAGATGATTTTAACGGCTTTCTGACTTGGTTAGAAAACGCGGATAAACTCGAAGCGTTAGCCTTAGAAACACAGCCACGACACCAAGATGATGGATTACACCTACTGTCGATTTATTTTGCCGCGTCAAAACAATTTCCAGTTTCTTTGTTTGTTAAAAACAACGTGGACACAACGGCAATGCCATCATTGCCAGCGCTACAGGTATTAAGTCATGCGAATGCAGCAATGACTATCAACTCTTTTTAAGCCACGGATATTGAGTGTAATGACTCGTTTTCTCGTTGATTAATGATTAATGATTAGGGAGTTAGTTGATGCTTGCTAATACCCGCTGCATCAATGCATCGAGTTGTTGCAGCTCATCTGCCGATAATACACTTAAGGTGTTTCTTTCTTTTTGGTGCAACTCAGGCATAACGGTCTCAATTAACTGCTTACCTTTACTGGTGAGCAGCACCAATTTGCTGCGCTTATCTTCTGGATTATCAATTCTTGCAATTAACTCAGCCTGGCTTAAACGATTCAATACTTTAGTGAGGCCACCCGAGCTAAATATCATCGATTGATACAATGCCGTTGGTGATAGACAGTAGGGAATAGAGCTACGTCTTAATGTTGCCAACACCCCAAACTCTGCACGTTGTAACTCATGACTGCCTACTAATGTCTCCATCTGCTGACTGCATAGGTTGCTGACTTGCAGTAAGCGTAATAACGCCGGTGATACAGTTTCAGCACATTCGGGCCAGTTATCTTCCATCGCTTTTACAATCTCGTTTATGTCATTTGCCATGTTTTATATCTCCATGTGGACCGGTAACAGATACCTGCCTGTGTCAGATAATTAACAACATATCTTGCCAGGAAGGTAAAGTCTAGTTATTATCTTTCCAGAAAGATAAATTAAAGGTGCAGATATGACACAAAACAACACACCCTCAATCGTCATGAATGAGGTAACTAGCGGTAGCAAGACTAATACAACCCATAAAGAACACACTGAAAGCACAGATACTGCAGGAAAAATGAGTAAGACGTTAATATTAACGCTGGCTGCTGTATTTGCATTAACCCCTTTTACGATTGACAGTTACTTACCTGCGATGCCGACAATGGCAAAAGCAATGGGTGTTGATATCTCTTTGATGTCAGTTACGGTCAGTTTATATATTTTTGGTTTGGCGATAGGGCAGTTAATTGGCGGTCCTTTGTCTGACAAAAAAGGCCGTGGTTTTGCCATGATCACTGGTTTAGCTATATTCGCGATTGCCAGTTTATTGTTAACGACGGCAGCACAGATAGAAGTGTTGTGGTTATGGCGAGTAGTGCAAGCGATTGGTGGTGGTATGGCTGTTGTTGGCGTACCTGCAACAATTCGCGATACCTGCAGTGGTAAAGAAGCCGCGAAGTTGTTCTCATTGATCGCGCTTATTATGATGATCGCGCCTTCTATTGCCCCGACAGTGGGGACTATTATCATGACGGTAGCGGATTGGCGTTGGATCTTTTATGGATTAGCAATCATTGCTGTGCTGGTGGCTATTTTGGTTATGTGCTTCATGCCCAAGGCAACTAATAAAGTTGAAGTTACACTGCAGCCAGGTGAAATTAAGCAAAAGATTGGTTTATTGTCGGTGTTTAGTGAAAAACGTGCGTTAGGGTTTATGGTCGCCCAAGCCTTTGCTTATTCGGTCATGATGATCTTTTTAACCAATGCCTCGATGATGTACATGGAAGTATTTGGTCAAACACCACAGCAATTTTCGGTGTTATTCTTTGCCAATATTTGTGGTTTGGTTGTTGTTAACCGTGGCAATTCGTTTTTATTAGCAAAATTTGAACCTGAGGCGTTATTAAAAGCCTTTTTGAGCTTACAAGTACTTGGTGGAATCATATTAGTAACGGCCTCTGTTATGGTTCCTGACGCGTTATATGTGACTGTCGCTGGCTTTGTTATTGCTATCTCAGCTAACGGCGCGGTTATATCCAATGCTAGTGCCTGTTTTATGAAGCGCTTTGGTCGTAATGCGGGCTCTGCTTCTGCAGTATTAGGGGCAGCGCAATATACCGTGGGCGGTACTGTGAGTGCGTTATCCGCATTTATTAGTATGGGGTCGGTACAACCTGTGGTGATCATTATGTTAATTTCATCAATCACGGCATTGACTGGGGCTACAATTGCGGCTCGTTATTCGCGTAGCTCGCAAGCACAGTAGTTTCAGACTTATAAATTAACTGTCGTTAATGCGGATAGTGAGTAATAGGCTGATAAAGGATGACCAGCCTATTATGAATAATGAACCACGGTTAATGATAAATAATCGCGGTACTTATACTTGAAGTTATGTATTCTTGAACTTATTTATTAAGTAAATGCGCACATAATTTAACAAAATCAGATGAAGTCACAATACCAATCACGTTATTTTCATTATCAATAACCGGTAGGCAACCAAGCTTATTATCAATGAAGTATTCAACAACAACTTTCAATGGTTCATCTTCAGTTAGCTTTTGAAAATCTGTCTCCATCAAGTCTTCGATTAACTGACCACGTTCTTTTCTCGCAAGTGAATCGGTACCGTATTTGTTGATCATTGAAATGACTGCGCCGATCATCTTTTTATGGGTTAGCACACCAACCAAGGAACCATCAGTTTCGGAGATAACAGGTAAGTGACGTACGCCACGAGTTTGCATTAGTTCATGTGCGTCTTTTAAACTTGCTTTATGACTGATACAAATAACATTGTTCGCCATTATGTCTCTTACTTTCATACACTATCCCCGTGTTATTTTATTATTAATTCAATTCACACTAATATAACAAGTATACTTAATCAAGTCCAAAACTACATTGCTTTGTTTAAAATAATCAATATGTTAATAGAACTTTTTATTTATTTTTTAAACAAAGTTTTAATGCGTCCTGCCGATAAACTAACCACTAATCATAAAACCTTACAAAAATTATGCTTTTATAAAATAAAACGTATTTATATATTGTTTGTAAACAATATATAAATATACTGATTCGACAATGATGTGCTTTATTTTAAATTTTATTGAATAACTATTGTTGTTTTTATTATGCTTTATTGATTTAGAACAAAAATACAACCCCCTGTCATTTTGGTGTTATTGTTGATATTTGTGTGATAATTTAGTCACTTATATATTATAAATGGAGTTTTAGTCATGAAGGGATCGATCCTGGAGTTTAATATTGGAAGTAAAAAAGGGATTATTTCCAATGAGGATGGATGTCGTTATACCTTTACTATGGATCAGTGGCGCGATAAGAGCAGCCCTCGGGTTGGTAGTAAAGTGAAGTGCACGTTAGAGTCTGGTCAACTGGCTAAGATCAGGATGACAACTCTAGGTAAATCCAAGAAAATATGGGCGGTATTATTATCTTTTTTCTTTGGTGCTGTTGGCGCGCATAAGTTCTATTTAGGCTATAACAAACAGGGCCTGTGTATGCTGTTATTGTTTGTATTTGGTTATGTGTTACTGGGTTTACCTTCGATGGTTATCGCGGTAATTGCTATGGTTGAATTCCTTATTTATGTGTGTAAATCAGATGTCGAATTTGAACGTGATTATGTGCTAGAAAACCGTCCTTGGTTCTAGCATCAAGTTGTTTAAGCCATCACCTTTTCAATTGTCTTACCCGAAAAAGTGCCTAAAATAACATTCTTACGTTTGTCTGAGCGTTGCTTGCGCATTTGCGACGCTATAAATTCAGCTACTGCATTGGCTTCTATTGGTTGTTCTTGAACCACAATTATCGGCAATGGGGCGGTTACTGTTTTTAACCCTGTTACTCTTACAATATTTGCCGCTGGTTGCACTTTCACTGGTCTGCGTATGCGCAGTTCAGGCTCTGCTGTCGTGGCTATTTTTTGATGTAACTGCGTTAATGCCAATTGATTATCTGGCGTTGCTCTGTCTATCTCTGCGTTTATTTCCCCTAACAATTTTATCTTATCAGGTTGGTGTAATGAATCTTTACGCTGCCAACTGAAACGTACCGATTTAACGCCTTCATTTTCTAAGCAATGTATCTTGCGGTACAAGTGTACTGTCATGACCCCAGGGCAATTATCATGAATAGCACTGAACCGTGTTTGACGCGTATCATTCTCGCTAACAACCGCCTGTTCGATGTTCGCTTTGATGGTATTAATCGCGCTAATTTGCGTCACAATCTTCGCGCTATTCTTGTGCTCTGGGTGTAAATGAATAATCCCCACGTAGCGACGCGCTGATTTTTGCGAGAAAGGGTGTTTAATGTGGATATCTTTAAACGCTTCGGCAGTCAACTTCATGGCCAACATATCGGTGGCTAACTCGGGAATGATTTGGTTAATAACCGCTTGTTCTTGGCCTTTTAATACCGCAGGGATCCGGCTGACTAATGCTTGCACTGGTTTTGTTGTTGCTAATAGTTTTTCTAGTTGCTGCAAGTTTGCGGTAAGTTGATCAAATAAGCTTTTAATATCAGTCATGTCTAATCCTAGTGTCAGTTATCTCTGTTATTGATAACTAGCATAGTAATGAGTAGACCATCATGCAATAGGCAAGTTAACTGGTTGATCGCTATGTGATCAACTGCGATCATTCGTTGATCAATGTCGGTGTTTGAAGGGAGTTGTAGCCGAGTATTTAAAATTTAGACAAAGGTAATTAAAAATAGATACACTTAGTTTGTTTTTTGTT is a window of Moritella sp. Urea-trap-13 DNA encoding:
- a CDS encoding multidrug effflux MFS transporter; its protein translation is MTQNNTPSIVMNEVTSGSKTNTTHKEHTESTDTAGKMSKTLILTLAAVFALTPFTIDSYLPAMPTMAKAMGVDISLMSVTVSLYIFGLAIGQLIGGPLSDKKGRGFAMITGLAIFAIASLLLTTAAQIEVLWLWRVVQAIGGGMAVVGVPATIRDTCSGKEAAKLFSLIALIMMIAPSIAPTVGTIIMTVADWRWIFYGLAIIAVLVAILVMCFMPKATNKVEVTLQPGEIKQKIGLLSVFSEKRALGFMVAQAFAYSVMMIFLTNASMMYMEVFGQTPQQFSVLFFANICGLVVVNRGNSFLLAKFEPEALLKAFLSLQVLGGIILVTASVMVPDALYVTVAGFVIAISANGAVISNASACFMKRFGRNAGSASAVLGAAQYTVGGTVSALSAFISMGSVQPVVIIMLISSITALTGATIAARYSRSSQAQ
- a CDS encoding HPP family protein, with the translated sequence MKVRDIMANNVICISHKASLKDAHELMQTRGVRHLPVISETDGSLVGVLTHKKMIGAVISMINKYGTDSLARKERGQLIEDLMETDFQKLTEDEPLKVVVEYFIDNKLGCLPVIDNENNVIGIVTSSDFVKLCAHLLNK
- a CDS encoding TM2 domain-containing protein, producing MKGSILEFNIGSKKGIISNEDGCRYTFTMDQWRDKSSPRVGSKVKCTLESGQLAKIRMTTLGKSKKIWAVLLSFFFGAVGAHKFYLGYNKQGLCMLLLFVFGYVLLGLPSMVIAVIAMVEFLIYVCKSDVEFERDYVLENRPWF
- a CDS encoding DNA replication terminus site-binding protein, whose protein sequence is MTDIKSLFDQLTANLQQLEKLLATTKPVQALVSRIPAVLKGQEQAVINQIIPELATDMLAMKLTAEAFKDIHIKHPFSQKSARRYVGIIHLHPEHKNSAKIVTQISAINTIKANIEQAVVSENDTRQTRFSAIHDNCPGVMTVHLYRKIHCLENEGVKSVRFSWQRKDSLHQPDKIKLLGEINAEIDRATPDNQLALTQLHQKIATTAEPELRIRRPVKVQPAANIVRVTGLKTVTAPLPIIVVQEQPIEANAVAEFIASQMRKQRSDKRKNVILGTFSGKTIEKVMA
- a CDS encoding Gfo/Idh/MocA family protein; the encoded protein is MQKKNARTAPIRWGIIGCGSVTELKSGPAYQKTAGFELSAVMRRDLGLAADYALRHQVKAYSCDAADIINNDNIDAVYIATPPDSHKFYALQVAAAGKPCCIEKPLAPSYADSLAIVNAFQGKDIPLFVAYYRRSLPRFNKVKALLESGAIGQIRTINAFLNKPANALDLSGEFNWRTDKTVAAGGYFDDLASHGLDLFAYLLGDFDIVKGLGTNQQGLYSSLDAVTACWQHKSGVTGIGSWNFGGCTREDRVVITGSKGEISFSVFDEAAVVLQTLSERQEFIIDNPENIQLHHVENMREHLVNDVVHPSSGKTALHTSWVMAQILHGE
- a CDS encoding MarR family winged helix-turn-helix transcriptional regulator, which gives rise to MANDINEIVKAMEDNWPECAETVSPALLRLLQVSNLCSQQMETLVGSHELQRAEFGVLATLRRSSIPYCLSPTALYQSMIFSSGGLTKVLNRLSQAELIARIDNPEDKRSKLVLLTSKGKQLIETVMPELHQKERNTLSVLSADELQQLDALMQRVLASIN